From Neospora caninum Liverpool complete genome, chromosome VIII, a single genomic window includes:
- a CDS encoding SRS domain-containing protein, producing MFPRAVRRAVSVGVFAAPALVAFFDCGTMASEKSPLLVNQVVTCDNEEKSSVAVLLSPKLNHITLKCPDNSTAVPAALGYPTNRTVCPAESGGQTCTGKEIPLESLLPGANDSWWSGVDIKTGVKLTIPEASFPTTSKSFDVGCVSSDASKSCMVTVTVPPRASSLVNGVAMCSYGANETLGPITLSEGGSSTMTLVCGTDGKPVPPDPKQVCSGTTVKDCKAKPFTDVFPKFSADWWQGKPDTKDGAKLTIKKGAFPPKEEKFTLGCKSVSSPEVYCTVQVEAERASAGIKSSAENVGRVSLFAVTIGLVGSIAAGVA from the coding sequence ATGTTTCCTCGGGCAGTGAGACGCGCCGTCTCGGTGGGTGTGTTCGCCGCGCCCGCACTGGTGGCGTTCTTTGACTGTGGAACTATGGCATCAGAAAAATCACCTCTACTTGTCAATCAAGTTGTCACCTGTGACAACGAAGAGAAATCATCAGTTGCCGTCCTACTATCACCGAAGCTGAACCACATCACGCTCAAGTGCCCTGACAATTCGACCGCCGTGCCCGCTGCTCTTGGTTATCCAACAAACAGGACCGTCTGCCCGGCGGAGTCCGGAGGTCAAACTTGTACAGGCAAGGAGATACCGTTGGAAAGCCTGCTTCCCGGGGCAAACGATAGCTGGTGGTCAGGTGTTGATATCAAGACTGGCGTTAAGCTCACAATTCCTGAAGCGAGCTTCCCCACAACATCCAAGTCGTTCGACGTCGGCTGCGTCAGCAGTGATGCCAGCAAGAGTTGTATGGTCACAGTCACAGTGCCACCCAGAGCCTCATCGCTTGTCAACGGTGTCGCAATGTGCTCTTACGGTGCAAACGAAACTCTCGGCCCTATCACATTGTCCGAGGGCGGATCTTCTACGATGACCCTCGTTTGCGGCACGGATGGGAAGCCAGTTCCTCCTGATCCTAAGCAGGTTTGTTCTGGGACGACCGTCAAGGATTGTAAAGCAAAACCGTTCACTGATGTTTTCCCAAAATTCAGTGCTGATTGGTGGCAGGGAAAACCCGACACTAAGGATGGTGCAAAACTAACGATCAAGAAAGGTGCATTTCCTCCAAAGGAGGAAAAGTTTACTCTTGGGTGCAAGAGCGTATCGAGTCCGGAGGTTTACTGTACTGTGCAGGTGGAGGCAGAGCGCGCGAGTGCAGGGATCAAGTCGTCGGCTGAAAATGTTggtcgcgtttcccttttcgctgTAACAATTGGACTCGTAGGCTCGATAGCGGCTGGCGTCGCGTGA
- a CDS encoding SRS domain-containing protein: MATHACVVRRKADAACFAKLSASQSCLTAKSVNRSVSVFALLFGVVLAVGVSGAPFKSENEKFTCLPKQGNADQWVALVYDSQHSITFACDGGTPLPSKLLSEDDGLIVCNESDGEDECEKNAAPLSTFLPGAKKEWVTGTLQQGIKITIPDEHYPATSKAFRVGCKAGKNVCLLNVYVQSRESEVIGQVAHCAYSSNVRLRPITVNPENNGVTLICGPDGKAFPDDYMNHHCTELDECKERPYSAVFPGFSSSFWTGEASGVAGATLTIPKDQFPSTAQTIYLGCTGHPDDKQVTCVVPVNIEEVAKPAGAGSNPGGGSQPDQSSEKRDGEQVNKGKPPTGGSGGATTGKQNASQNAKDKGETGGENGDSPVLRGDACDELPSYVALSAASLTATAIFAY, translated from the coding sequence ATGGCGACGCATGCTTGTGTGGTGAGGCGCAAGGCGGATGCTGCTTGCTTTGCCAAACTCAGTGCGTCTCAATCCTGTTTGACGGCAAAATCAGTTAACCGATCGGTCAGCGTCTTCGCGCTGCTATTCGGCGTCGTTTTAGCAGTTGGGGTGTCGGGTGCGCCGTTCAAGTCGGAAAATGAGAAGTTTACCTGTCTCCCGAAACAGGGTAATGCGGATCAGTGGGTGGCACTTGTGTATGATTCTCAGCATTCAATCACTTTCGCTTGTGACGGAGGGACGCCCCTGCCTTCCAAGCTTTTAAGTGAAGATGACGGCCTTATAGTCTGTAACGAGTCAGACGGGGAAGATGAATGTGAAAAAAATGCGGCACCATTGTCAACTTTCCTTCCGGGGGCCAAAAAAGAGTGGGTGACTGGAACTCTTCAACAGGGAATAAAGATTACAATTCCCGACGAGCACTACCCAGCTACGTCGAAAGCTTTCCGTGTTGGTTGTAAGGCGGGTAAAAATGTTTGTTTGCTCAATGTGTATGTTCAGAGTAGGGAATCAGAGGTGATCGGACAGGTGGCGCATTGTGCTTATAGTTCCAACGTACGTCTGCGTCCAATCACTGTGAATCCAGAAAACAACGGAGTGACATTAATTTGCGGACCAGACGGGAAGGCGTTCCCGGATGATTACATGAACCACCATTGTACGGAACTAGACGAATGTAAAGAACGCCCTTATTCCGCCGTGTTTCCTGGGTTCTCCAGTAGTTTTTGGACTGGAGAAGCTTCCGGCGTAGCCGGGGCGACACTGACCATTCCCAAGGACCAGTTTCCTTCGACAGCACAGACCATCTATTTGGGCTGCACTGGTCACCCGGATGATAAACAGGTCACCTGTGTGGTTCCAGTAAATATAGAAGAAGTTGCAAAACCAGCAGGGGCCGGATCGAACCCAGGTGGTGGTTCGCAACCGGACCAATCctcggagaaacgcgacggggAACAGGTAAACAAAGGCAAACCTCCCACTGGCGGATCCGGCGGAGCAACAACTGGAAAACAAAATGCATCCCAAAACGCGAAGGACAAGGGGGAAacaggaggagagaacggcgatTCCCCCGTGTTAAGAGGAGATGCATGTGACGAGTTGCCTTCGTACGTGGCACTATCCGCTGCGTCACTGACTGCAACGGCAATCTTTGCGTACTGA